A genomic stretch from Arachis stenosperma cultivar V10309 chromosome 3, arast.V10309.gnm1.PFL2, whole genome shotgun sequence includes:
- the LOC130969261 gene encoding uric acid degradation bifunctional protein TTL-like: protein MIDASPFSSLEVATSFARQLWFRESPIQSWLDAFSGQSHLFRAIRYAPGSMMRELLHWDRKYRAKYGFEFITSTDSWESQKILDEVKVRYENTLVVELDIAAREEFKLIEHGLERLWERLSRSQVQEAPEETGEVVPDSVEKEAVVSSENSAEANSAGQKASMLSYDLNKMPDENEYPYGGMSPDTKNAWHLSMWATRYLNP, encoded by the exons ATGATAGATGCGTCTCCTTTCTCTTCGTTGGAGGTCGCAACCTCATTTGCAAGGCAGTTGTGGTTCAGAGAGTCCCCTATACAATCATGGTTGGATGCCTTCTCTGGACAAAGTCACCTCTTTCGAGCCATTCGTTATGCCCCAGGATCAATGATGAGG GAATTGCTTCATTGGGACCGAAAGTACCGAGCCAAATATGGGTTTGAGTTTATAACTAGTACGGACTCGTGGGAGTCGCAGAAAATACTTGACGAGGTGAAG GTACGCTATGAAAATACTCTTGTTGTTGAACTGGATATTGCAGCACGAGAGGAGTTCAAACTCATAGAACATGGACTTGAACGACTATGGGAAC GATTatctcgatcccaggttcagGAGGCACCCGAAGAAACGGGGGAGGTGGTACCGGATTCAGTGGAGAAAGAGGCTGTTGTCTCCTCCGAAAACTCTGCAGAGGCTAATTCTGCTGGACAAAAGGCCTCGATGCTATCATATGACCTCAATAAAATGCCGGACGAGAATGAATATCCATATGGTGGAATGTCCCCTGATACAAAGAATGCATGGCACCTATCTATGTGGGCGACACGATACCTGAACCCTTAA
- the LOC130969793 gene encoding uncharacterized protein LOC130969793 encodes MARKGRFTKKAKSGPACQQSQKAPASAPSPTSALHQDESEIPQASYGGVHTTVRPFRPPRSEPRPAPQTRTYSSQNSELGSDQVDTNAHEVDSIDQEVDDRSVASRAQSRKGRKTTEYWTVKTIDSDGTIKAANISVREAMERSNGRRIVLRFNNEKQPVGDEAGLLSGVLGMLGSDYGKFPICEESWRHVTTKEKVYFECVKQIFEFDEDSDGVIKKIF; translated from the exons ATGGCTAGGAAAGGCCGGTTTACCAAAAAGGCTAAATCAGGACCAGCATGCCAGCAGTCTCAAAAGGCACCGGCTTCGGCTCCGTCTCCGACTTCGGCTCTGCACCAAGATGAATCTGAAATTCCCCAAGCAAGCTATGGTGGTGTCCATACAACTGTACGCCCGTTCCGTCCACCACGCAGTGAACCAAGGCCTGCTCCACAGACGCGCACTTATAGCAGTCAAAACTCGGAGCTGGGATCCGACCAAGTGGATACCAATGCTCATGAAGTGGATTCTATTGACCAAGAAGTTGACGACCGCTCTGTTGCTTCTAGAGCTCAGAGTCGCAAAGGACGGAAGACCACAGAGTATTGGACGGTTAAGACCATCG ATTCCGATGGCACAATCAAGGCGGCTAACATCAGTGTGAGGGAGGCTATGGAACGGTCCAATGGTAGAAGGATCGTACTTAGGTTCAACAATGAAAAGCAGCCAGTTGGAGACGAAGCTGGCCTGTTGAGTGGCGTTCTTGGCATGCTTGGATCTGACTACGGTAAATTCCCTATCTGCGAGGAAAGTTGGCGTCACGTTACCACTAAGGAAAAAGTTTATTTCGAATGTGTCAAG CAAATCTTTGAGTTTGATGAAGATAGTGACGgagttataaaaaaaatattttga